A DNA window from Ancylothrix sp. D3o contains the following coding sequences:
- a CDS encoding glycosyltransferase family 4 protein, which yields MTKIVKIIYAAGPGNVITTYEYWAKNQDDPSQVSVTYSGQFYDVCRDLDAEGYVISSSSDKKLLKAANFTLEHRPLPGRNASGIFYHLGQIWYGLRLIVSALLFKADFAVVADGTTHWFLLSLLPVFGVKVVPTLHCVLWRKYQVPSGKEKLILNLNRRFFAKDCTAILVASEDIAEQVKQLTGNQHAPIVEFLPTYRRSEFAGVVDPDINASPFRVLFAGRIERDKGVFDLLEIAKRFAAENRQNITFDVCGNGSQLESLRLAAQQAGVTATFVCYGYCNKPQMREMFNRSHAVIVPTTTDFVEGFNQVVAEAILAGRPVITSAVCPALSYVGSGVVEVPPNDTQAYGDAILKLSDDREFYEQKRRNCLALQEQFYDVSKGWAAALSSVIQSLAEKANLPISQKITV from the coding sequence ATGACAAAAATAGTTAAGATTATTTATGCTGCCGGCCCTGGAAATGTGATCACAACTTATGAATATTGGGCGAAAAATCAAGATGATCCATCCCAGGTTTCTGTAACTTATTCTGGGCAATTTTATGATGTTTGCCGCGATTTGGATGCCGAAGGTTATGTTATTTCGTCTAGTAGTGATAAAAAGCTACTGAAGGCGGCGAATTTTACTTTGGAACACCGGCCACTCCCCGGTCGGAATGCGTCGGGGATTTTCTATCATTTGGGACAAATTTGGTATGGGTTGAGGTTGATTGTTTCGGCGCTTTTATTTAAGGCAGATTTTGCTGTGGTGGCGGACGGAACAACGCATTGGTTTCTTTTGTCTTTACTGCCGGTTTTTGGCGTAAAGGTTGTGCCGACTTTGCATTGTGTTTTGTGGCGGAAATATCAGGTTCCAAGTGGAAAAGAGAAGTTAATTTTAAATCTCAACCGCCGCTTTTTTGCCAAAGATTGCACGGCAATTTTAGTAGCTTCTGAGGATATTGCTGAACAAGTTAAACAGCTAACCGGCAACCAACACGCGCCAATAGTCGAATTTTTACCTACCTATCGACGTTCTGAATTTGCCGGTGTGGTTGATCCTGATATCAATGCGTCGCCGTTTCGGGTTCTATTTGCCGGCAGAATTGAACGTGATAAAGGTGTTTTTGATTTATTAGAAATTGCCAAGCGTTTCGCCGCCGAAAATCGCCAAAATATCACCTTTGATGTGTGCGGAAATGGTTCGCAGTTAGAGTCTTTGCGTCTCGCTGCACAGCAAGCAGGAGTAACGGCAACTTTTGTTTGTTATGGTTATTGCAATAAACCACAAATGAGGGAAATGTTTAATCGTTCTCACGCAGTGATTGTACCCACAACTACAGATTTTGTTGAGGGGTTTAATCAAGTGGTGGCTGAGGCAATTTTAGCAGGCCGTCCTGTTATTACTTCCGCCGTTTGTCCGGCTTTATCTTATGTAGGTTCTGGGGTGGTGGAAGTTCCGCCCAATGATACCCAAGCTTACGGAGATGCGATTTTAAAATTATCCGATGACCGCGAATTTTACGAGCAAAAACGTCGCAATTGTTTAGCATTGCAAGAACAATTTTATGACGTTTCTAAAGGTTGGGCTGCTGCGCTTAGTTCTGTGATTCAAAGCTTGGCAGAAAAAGCTAACTTGCCGATATCGCAAAAAATTACTGTTTAA
- a CDS encoding glycosyltransferase family 2 protein — protein MVNEFPQNSATRLLVVIVNYRTPALTIDCLRSLESEIQALPGTHVVVSDNASGDNSVEEISSAIKSENWQNWVSFMPLDRNGGYAYGNNAVIRKALESANPPQYILLLNPDTIVRPKALEILVNFMDENPTVGIAGSRLEDPDTTPQCSAFRFHTIQSELDNGLRLGVVTKLLSKWVIAPPVSDENCVTDWVAGASMIIRREVFESIGLLDEKYFMYFEEEDFCLSANKAGWPCWYVPASRVVHLVGQSSGVTDTKKPPKRLPGYWFDSRKRFFVKNYGRLYAAVADALWVFGFVLWRMRRSIQRKPDSDPPQILTDFIRNSVVLKGVEV, from the coding sequence ATGGTTAATGAATTTCCCCAAAACAGCGCAACTCGGTTGCTGGTAGTGATTGTCAACTATCGCACACCCGCCCTCACAATCGATTGTTTACGCTCCCTAGAAAGTGAGATACAAGCGTTACCAGGCACTCATGTGGTCGTTTCTGATAACGCATCTGGTGATAATTCTGTTGAGGAAATAAGCAGCGCCATTAAAAGCGAAAATTGGCAAAATTGGGTTTCTTTTATGCCTTTAGATCGCAATGGCGGTTATGCTTATGGCAATAATGCTGTGATTCGCAAAGCTTTAGAATCAGCCAATCCACCTCAATATATTTTACTGCTAAATCCCGATACAATTGTCCGACCAAAAGCTTTAGAAATTTTGGTTAATTTTATGGACGAAAACCCCACAGTTGGGATTGCCGGCAGTCGGTTAGAAGACCCCGATACCACCCCGCAATGTTCAGCATTTCGCTTTCATACAATCCAAAGTGAACTTGATAATGGATTGCGCTTAGGAGTAGTAACAAAATTATTATCAAAATGGGTGATTGCACCGCCTGTAAGTGATGAAAATTGCGTCACAGATTGGGTGGCCGGTGCGAGTATGATTATCCGCAGAGAAGTATTTGAAAGCATTGGTTTACTCGATGAAAAATACTTTATGTATTTTGAAGAAGAAGACTTTTGTTTATCAGCAAATAAAGCCGGGTGGCCATGTTGGTATGTGCCGGCAAGTCGGGTAGTGCATTTAGTCGGGCAAAGTTCCGGTGTCACAGATACCAAAAAACCGCCGAAAAGATTACCGGGTTATTGGTTTGATTCTCGTAAAAGATTTTTTGTCAAAAATTATGGCCGGTTGTATGCAGCGGTTGCAGATGCACTATGGGTTTTTGGATTCGTTTTATGGCGGATGCGGCGTTCTATTCAGCGCAAACCAGACAGCGATCCGCCACAAATTTTAACTGATTTTATCCGTAATAGTGTTGTTTTAAAAGGAGTGGAAGTATGA
- a CDS encoding serine O-acetyltransferase: MSQEPEKLGLWAQIKEDWIAHGRDWTLPGFRAVAVQRFGAWRMTIKPLIFRAPLSVLYRSLYRKIRNGYGIELPYTVQLGRRVIIEHQSGIVIHGYSVIGDDCIIRQGVTLGNRYLDRPFDAPKLGNRVNIGAGAKILGNLTIGDDACIGANAVVLSDIPASSTAVGIPAKLIPTKTEAK, from the coding sequence ATGAGCCAAGAACCAGAAAAATTAGGACTTTGGGCGCAAATTAAAGAAGATTGGATCGCACACGGACGCGATTGGACGCTCCCCGGATTTCGTGCCGTTGCTGTGCAGCGTTTTGGGGCGTGGAGAATGACCATTAAACCCTTGATTTTTCGCGCTCCTTTAAGTGTGCTTTATCGTTCTTTATATCGCAAAATCCGTAATGGTTACGGCATAGAATTACCCTACACTGTCCAACTGGGCCGGCGTGTAATTATTGAGCATCAAAGTGGGATAGTTATTCATGGTTATTCCGTGATTGGCGATGATTGTATTATTCGTCAAGGTGTGACTTTGGGGAATCGTTATTTAGACCGGCCTTTTGATGCACCAAAATTAGGAAATCGTGTAAATATAGGTGCCGGTGCGAAAATTTTAGGCAATTTAACTATCGGCGATGATGCTTGTATTGGTGCGAATGCTGTTGTCCTTTCTGATATTCCTGCAAGTAGTACAGCAGTAGGAATTCCGGCAAAACTTATTCCAACAAAAACAGAGGCAAAATGA
- a CDS encoding beta-1,6-N-acetylglucosaminyltransferase: MKIAYIILAHRFPEQLIRLVNRLNNENALFFLHIDKKTSPEIYTQLTSNLNFPNVWFTKRISCYWGDFGIVAAMLEGIKELCNRQLDFDRLVFLSGQDYPVKSTAQIEEFFSQNPDQIFLEYQDNSIPTDAIGWPNRNYDNINYWHFRFGSLRFVFPGSLNLNSFNRYCRGNKKWFKILSALWSSLMFLAPVKPKRQFPQGFEPYRGSQFCCLPRECVEYIHSYLQQNPGFVEFFKYVDIPDEMFFQTLIVNSPFKEKIVKDNKFYIDWNNPNPTRPRIFVAKDYTRLAYSTKLFARKFEMSKDSKIFDLLDRQPNPAESVVFSPPNSEEFNREPITVS; this comes from the coding sequence ATGAAAATTGCCTACATTATTCTCGCGCATAGGTTCCCAGAACAGTTAATTCGTTTGGTGAACCGCCTTAATAATGAAAACGCTTTGTTTTTCTTACACATTGACAAAAAAACTTCCCCAGAAATTTATACCCAACTGACATCTAACCTCAATTTTCCTAATGTTTGGTTTACAAAAAGAATTTCTTGCTATTGGGGAGATTTTGGCATAGTTGCAGCAATGCTGGAGGGAATTAAAGAACTCTGCAACCGGCAACTAGATTTTGACCGCCTTGTATTTTTAAGCGGTCAAGATTACCCTGTAAAATCCACTGCCCAAATTGAAGAATTTTTTAGTCAAAACCCCGACCAAATTTTTCTCGAATATCAAGATAATTCTATTCCAACGGATGCTATCGGCTGGCCAAATCGTAACTATGATAATATCAATTACTGGCATTTTCGCTTTGGCAGTTTGCGGTTTGTTTTTCCAGGTTCGCTGAATCTCAATTCTTTTAACCGCTATTGTCGGGGGAATAAAAAATGGTTTAAAATTCTATCAGCCTTGTGGTCAAGTTTAATGTTTTTGGCGCCGGTGAAACCCAAACGGCAATTTCCCCAAGGTTTTGAACCTTATCGCGGTTCACAATTTTGCTGTTTACCCCGCGAGTGTGTCGAGTATATTCACAGTTATTTACAGCAAAATCCTGGTTTTGTAGAGTTTTTTAAATATGTGGATATTCCCGATGAAATGTTCTTCCAAACTTTGATTGTTAATTCGCCATTTAAAGAAAAAATTGTCAAAGATAATAAATTTTACATCGATTGGAATAATCCCAACCCTACCCGACCTCGCATTTTTGTTGCCAAAGATTATACAAGGTTAGCTTACTCGACAAAGTTATTTGCTCGCAAATTTGAAATGAGCAAAGATAGCAAGATTTTTGATTTGTTAGACCGGCAGCCAAATCCAGCAGAAAGCGTTGTTTTTAGCCCTCCAAATTCTGAAGAATTCAATCGAGAACCAATCACAGTTAGTTAA